One region of Ornithinibacter aureus genomic DNA includes:
- a CDS encoding aldehyde dehydrogenase family protein, which produces MSARVDVRKTYKLYIGGKFPRSESGRSYEVYSTASGSGRGAAGREPRFLANAAMGSRKDARDAVVAARKAQPGWVGATAYNRGQVLYRVAEVMESRRAQLVQDVRDSEGLSPAAAEATVSAAIDRWVWYAGWADKFTQVLGGLNPVAGPYFDISAPEATGVVAVLAPQGSSLLGLVSVVAPVIVSGNTAVALTSESRPLPAITLAECLATSDVPGGVVNLITGRTGEMAPWLASHRDVNAIDLTGAAGAEGVEWGALEAAAAENLKRVLRPGGSGAQAVEPDFSATPDLSRLTAFLETKTVWHPKGR; this is translated from the coding sequence GTGAGCGCGCGGGTGGATGTTCGCAAGACGTACAAGCTCTACATCGGCGGGAAGTTCCCCCGCAGCGAGAGCGGGCGGTCCTACGAGGTGTACTCCACGGCATCCGGCTCGGGTCGCGGGGCGGCGGGGCGTGAACCCAGGTTCCTCGCCAACGCCGCCATGGGTTCGCGCAAGGACGCCCGGGATGCCGTCGTCGCGGCTCGCAAGGCGCAGCCGGGCTGGGTGGGGGCCACGGCATACAACCGCGGCCAGGTGCTCTACCGGGTGGCCGAGGTCATGGAGTCCCGACGGGCGCAGCTCGTGCAGGACGTGCGTGACAGCGAGGGACTGTCCCCCGCCGCGGCCGAGGCCACCGTCAGCGCGGCCATCGACCGGTGGGTCTGGTACGCCGGGTGGGCCGACAAGTTCACCCAGGTGCTCGGCGGGCTCAACCCCGTCGCAGGTCCGTACTTCGACATCTCGGCCCCTGAGGCGACCGGTGTGGTGGCCGTGCTGGCGCCGCAGGGTTCGAGCCTGCTCGGGCTGGTGTCGGTGGTGGCGCCGGTCATCGTGTCGGGCAACACCGCCGTCGCGCTGACCAGTGAGTCGCGGCCACTTCCGGCCATCACGTTGGCCGAGTGCCTGGCGACCTCCGACGTGCCGGGTGGGGTGGTCAACCTCATCACCGGGCGCACCGGGGAGATGGCCCCGTGGCTGGCCTCGCACCGCGACGTCAACGCCATCGACCTCACCGGTGCTGCTGGTGCCGAGGGCGTGGAGTGGGGCGCCCTCGAGGCTGCGGCCGCCGAGAACCTCAAGCGGGTGCTGCGCCCGGGCGGCAGCGGGGCGCAAGCGGTGGAGCCCGACTTCTCGGCCACCCCCGACCTGTCCCGCCTGACCGCGTTCCTGGAGACCAAGACGGTCTGGCACCCCAAGGGCCGCTGA
- a CDS encoding phospho-sugar mutase gives MSAHLTDLLAAARAWAADDPDAVTRDELAGLADAAGGGDEGAAAELADAMAGMLEFGTAGLRAKLGGGNNRMNRAVVIRAAAGLTAYLRTLNPEPFVVVGFDARTNSDVFARDTAAVVVAAGGRAAILNRTMPTPVLAYAIRWLGADAGVMVTASHNPPQDNGYKVYLGDGSQIVSPVDALIAEQIAQVSSVSDVARADDGWETLGDDVWQDYLRDAAAVVEHGAAAQLSVVHTALHGVGTETVLAAFERAGFAAPNIVESQAQPDPAFPTVSFPNPEEPGAIDVAIELAEQTGPDVVIANDPDADRCAAAVPGPGGWRMLRGDEVGALLGAHLLAKGATAGVLPDSAECVFANSIVSSRLLSAMCRAAGVRHEETLTGFKWISRVPGLRYGYEEALGYCVDPAQVRDKDGVSAALLFAELAAGLKARGRSVDDLLDDLARAHGVHATDAFSVRVEDLSLIGEIMARLRATPLTSVAGVDVARADDLAQGDGGLPPTEGLRYYLADESRIIVRPSGTEPKLKVYLEVIEPVGAEEEVKTARTRAGSRLAGIRADLEAATRL, from the coding sequence GTGAGCGCTCACCTGACCGACCTGCTCGCCGCCGCCCGCGCCTGGGCGGCCGATGACCCGGACGCCGTGACGCGCGACGAGCTCGCCGGCCTCGCCGACGCGGCTGGGGGCGGCGACGAGGGCGCGGCCGCGGAGCTGGCCGACGCCATGGCCGGGATGCTCGAGTTCGGCACGGCCGGGCTGCGCGCGAAGCTCGGTGGGGGCAACAACAGGATGAACCGGGCCGTGGTGATCCGGGCGGCCGCCGGGCTCACGGCCTACCTGAGAACGCTGAACCCCGAGCCGTTCGTCGTCGTGGGCTTCGACGCCCGCACGAACTCCGACGTCTTCGCCCGCGACACCGCGGCCGTCGTCGTCGCCGCCGGTGGGCGGGCCGCGATCCTCAACCGCACCATGCCCACCCCGGTGCTCGCCTACGCGATCCGCTGGCTCGGTGCGGATGCCGGTGTGATGGTCACCGCCTCGCACAACCCCCCGCAGGACAACGGCTACAAGGTCTACCTCGGCGACGGGTCACAGATCGTCTCGCCGGTCGACGCCCTCATCGCCGAGCAGATCGCGCAGGTCTCGTCGGTGTCGGATGTGGCCCGGGCCGACGACGGCTGGGAGACCCTTGGCGACGACGTGTGGCAGGACTACCTGCGCGACGCCGCCGCCGTGGTCGAGCACGGCGCCGCAGCGCAGCTGTCGGTCGTGCACACCGCGCTGCACGGGGTCGGCACGGAGACCGTGCTGGCCGCGTTCGAGCGGGCCGGGTTCGCGGCGCCGAACATCGTGGAGAGCCAGGCCCAACCCGACCCGGCCTTCCCGACGGTGTCCTTCCCCAACCCCGAGGAGCCGGGCGCGATCGACGTCGCCATCGAGCTCGCGGAGCAGACCGGGCCCGACGTCGTCATCGCCAACGACCCGGACGCCGACCGCTGCGCGGCCGCGGTGCCGGGGCCCGGGGGCTGGCGGATGCTGCGCGGTGACGAGGTCGGCGCCCTGCTCGGCGCGCACCTGCTCGCCAAGGGCGCCACTGCCGGGGTGCTGCCCGACTCGGCGGAGTGCGTGTTCGCCAACTCGATCGTCTCCTCGCGACTGCTCTCCGCGATGTGCCGGGCGGCCGGGGTGCGTCACGAGGAGACGCTCACCGGCTTCAAGTGGATCTCCCGGGTGCCCGGGCTGCGCTACGGCTACGAGGAGGCACTGGGCTACTGCGTCGACCCGGCACAGGTGCGCGACAAGGACGGCGTCAGCGCCGCGCTGCTCTTCGCCGAGCTGGCCGCGGGACTGAAGGCCCGGGGCCGCAGCGTCGACGACCTGCTCGACGACCTCGCCCGAGCCCACGGGGTGCACGCCACCGACGCCTTCTCGGTGCGCGTCGAGGACCTCTCGCTCATCGGCGAGATCATGGCGCGACTGCGCGCCACCCCGCTGACCTCGGTGGCCGGGGTCGACGTCGCCCGGGCCGACGACCTCGCCCAGGGTGACGGTGGCCTACCCCCGACCGAGGGACTGCGCTACTACCTGGCCGACGAGTCACGGATCATCGTGCGCCCCTCGGGCACCGAGCCCAAGCTCAAGGTCTACCTCGAGGTCATCGAGCCGGTCGGCGCCGAGGAGGAGGTCAAGACCGCCCGGACCCGCGCTGGGAGCCGGCTGGCCGGCATCCGGGCCGACCTGGAGGCCGCGACCCGCCTCTGA
- a CDS encoding purine-nucleoside phosphorylase encodes MTDNAAAHALSDPATDPFAVADAAAAVIRERTGVASHDVALVLGSGWGQTGDLIGETLTTIDNADVPGFAKAAVAGHSGVMRSVAIGDTGRRALVYGTRTHYYEGHGVRAVVHGIRTAAAAGCRTVVITNGCGGLREEWAPGTPVLISDHINLTATSPIEGANFVDLTDVYSPRLRALAKEIDPDLKEGVYVQFRGPHYETPAEVRMAGILGGDLVGMSTSLEAIAARQSGLEVLGISLVTNPAAGISKTPLNHEEVLEAGREAAQRCGRLLAAVVAKI; translated from the coding sequence GTGACCGACAACGCCGCCGCCCACGCCCTGTCCGACCCCGCGACCGACCCGTTCGCCGTCGCCGACGCCGCCGCCGCGGTCATCCGCGAGCGCACCGGGGTGGCATCGCACGACGTCGCCCTGGTCCTGGGCTCCGGCTGGGGCCAGACCGGTGACCTCATCGGCGAGACCCTCACGACGATCGACAACGCCGACGTCCCCGGGTTCGCCAAGGCGGCCGTCGCCGGCCACTCGGGCGTCATGCGCTCGGTCGCCATCGGCGACACGGGTCGCCGCGCGCTGGTCTACGGCACCCGCACCCACTACTACGAGGGTCACGGCGTGCGCGCGGTCGTGCACGGCATCCGCACCGCCGCCGCCGCCGGCTGCCGCACCGTCGTCATCACCAACGGGTGCGGAGGGCTGCGCGAGGAGTGGGCGCCGGGCACCCCCGTGCTCATCAGCGACCACATCAACCTCACCGCGACCTCCCCCATCGAGGGCGCGAACTTCGTCGACCTCACCGACGTGTACTCCCCCCGGCTGCGCGCCCTCGCCAAGGAGATCGACCCCGACCTCAAGGAAGGCGTCTACGTACAGTTCCGGGGGCCGCACTACGAGACCCCCGCGGAGGTGCGCATGGCCGGCATCCTCGGCGGTGACCTCGTCGGCATGTCGACCTCGCTCGAGGCGATCGCCGCCCGCCAGAGCGGGCTCGAGGTGCTCGGCATCTCGCTCGTGACCAACCCGGCTGCCGGCATCTCGAAGACGCCGCTCAACCACGAAGAGGTCCTCGAGGCCGGCCGCGAGGCCGCGCAGCGCTGTGGTCGACTCCTCGCCGCCGTCGTCGCCAAGATCTGA
- a CDS encoding aldehyde dehydrogenase family protein, protein MSPFEYAPAPESAAVVDIASSYGLFIGGQFVPATGGTPFKTVNPATEEVLAEVSEASTDDVDAAVAAARTAYTRVWSRMSGADRGKYLFRIARILQERAREFAVLETLDNGKPIKESRDVDLPLAAAHFFYHAGWADKLDHASLGPNPRPVGVVGQIVPWNFPMLMLAWKVAPALACGNTVVLKPAETTPLTALLFAEVCQQADLPPGVVNIVTGAGATGQAIVDHPGIDKLAFTGSTAVGKMIARSIAGTRKRATLELGGKAANIIFDDAPIDQAVEGIVNGIFFNQGHVCCAGSRILVQENIAEDLDRRLKRRLATLRVGDPMDKNTDVGAINSRKQLDRIEEMVAIGEAEGAQRWDSGCELPTNGFWFRPTVFSGVSQTHRIAQEEIFGPVVSVLTFRTPAEAVAKANNTPYGLSAGVWTEKGSRILWMADQLRAGVVWANTFNKFDPTSPFGGYKESGYGREGGRHGLEAYVTTAGPLERASEAARSKGASK, encoded by the coding sequence ATGTCTCCCTTCGAGTACGCACCGGCACCCGAGTCGGCCGCCGTCGTCGACATCGCGAGCAGCTACGGCCTGTTCATCGGCGGTCAGTTCGTGCCCGCCACCGGCGGCACCCCGTTCAAGACCGTCAACCCGGCCACCGAGGAGGTGCTCGCGGAGGTCTCCGAGGCGAGCACCGACGACGTGGATGCCGCGGTGGCGGCCGCGCGCACGGCATACACCCGCGTCTGGTCGCGGATGAGTGGTGCCGACCGCGGCAAGTACCTGTTCCGCATCGCGAGGATCCTGCAGGAGCGGGCTCGGGAGTTCGCCGTGCTCGAGACCCTCGACAACGGCAAGCCGATCAAGGAGTCGCGCGACGTCGACCTGCCGCTGGCGGCGGCGCACTTCTTCTACCACGCGGGCTGGGCCGACAAGCTCGACCACGCCTCGCTCGGCCCGAACCCGCGCCCGGTCGGGGTCGTCGGCCAGATCGTGCCGTGGAACTTCCCCATGCTGATGCTCGCGTGGAAGGTCGCCCCGGCCCTGGCCTGCGGCAACACCGTCGTGCTCAAGCCGGCCGAGACAACGCCGCTGACGGCGCTGCTCTTCGCCGAGGTCTGCCAGCAGGCCGACCTGCCGCCCGGTGTCGTCAACATCGTCACCGGTGCGGGCGCGACCGGTCAGGCGATCGTCGACCACCCCGGCATCGACAAGCTCGCCTTCACCGGGTCGACGGCCGTGGGCAAGATGATCGCCCGCTCGATCGCCGGCACCCGCAAGCGCGCCACCCTCGAGCTCGGCGGCAAGGCGGCGAACATCATCTTCGACGACGCCCCCATCGACCAGGCGGTCGAGGGCATCGTCAACGGCATCTTCTTCAACCAGGGCCACGTGTGCTGCGCCGGAAGCCGAATTCTGGTGCAGGAGAACATCGCCGAGGACCTCGACCGGCGGCTCAAGCGCCGCCTCGCGACCCTGCGCGTCGGGGACCCGATGGACAAGAACACCGACGTCGGCGCCATCAACAGCCGCAAGCAGCTCGACCGCATCGAGGAGATGGTCGCGATCGGTGAGGCCGAGGGCGCGCAGCGCTGGGACTCCGGCTGCGAGCTGCCGACCAACGGCTTCTGGTTCCGCCCGACCGTGTTCAGCGGGGTCAGCCAGACGCACCGCATCGCCCAGGAGGAGATCTTCGGGCCGGTCGTCTCGGTGCTCACCTTCCGCACGCCCGCCGAGGCCGTCGCCAAGGCGAACAACACCCCCTACGGGCTCTCTGCCGGGGTGTGGACCGAGAAGGGCAGCCGCATCCTGTGGATGGCCGACCAGCTGCGCGCCGGCGTGGTGTGGGCCAACACGTTCAACAAGTTCGACCCGACGTCGCCGTTCGGCGGCTACAAGGAGTCGGGCTACGGCCGCGAGGGTGGCCGCCACGGGCTCGAGGCCTACGTCACGACGGCCGGCCCCCTCGAACGGGCCAGCGAAGCGGCCCGATCGAAGGGAGCGAGCAAGTGA
- a CDS encoding fasciclin domain-containing protein, giving the protein MRRILPVAAVLALALTTAACGSDEAEPAASSASAAATTEAPSPSPSETMAASDIVDTAVAAGDFTTLAAALTAAELVDTLKGTGPFTVFAPTDAAFEKLPAGTVDTLLKDPKGDLTQILTYHVVPGKVMAADVVKLDGQKVATVQGGELTVNVDGDKVSLTDVAGNTVNVTATDVEASNGVIHVIDTVLMPQ; this is encoded by the coding sequence ATGCGACGCATCCTTCCCGTGGCCGCCGTCCTGGCCCTCGCCCTGACCACCGCCGCCTGTGGGAGCGACGAGGCCGAGCCCGCAGCCTCCAGCGCTTCCGCGGCCGCCACCACCGAGGCGCCCTCCCCGTCGCCGAGCGAGACCATGGCGGCGTCCGACATCGTCGACACCGCGGTCGCGGCCGGCGACTTCACGACCCTGGCTGCCGCCCTGACGGCTGCCGAGCTCGTCGACACCCTCAAGGGCACCGGCCCGTTCACGGTGTTCGCCCCGACCGACGCCGCCTTCGAGAAGCTGCCGGCCGGCACGGTCGACACCCTCCTGAAGGACCCCAAGGGTGACCTGACCCAGATCCTCACCTACCACGTCGTGCCCGGCAAGGTCATGGCCGCTGACGTCGTCAAGCTCGACGGCCAGAAGGTCGCGACCGTCCAGGGCGGCGAGCTGACCGTCAACGTCGACGGCGACAAGGTCTCGCTGACCGACGTGGCCGGCAACACCGTCAACGTGACGGCGACCGACGTCGAGGCAAGCAACGGCGTCATCCACGTCATCGACACCGTCCTGATGCCCCAGTGA
- a CDS encoding IS256 family transposase produces the protein MLKVVHEENESHEKGTGCGGSLLDQVVRDGARQLLAVALQAEVAAYIEAHAHERDEAGRRLVVRNGFHEPREVTTAAGAVPVRAPRVNDRRVDEVSGQRVRFSSAILPAWARKSPQVAEVLPLLYLHGLSSLDFAPALTQFLGTGHGLSPTTITRLTKAWQDEARAFNQRSLAEVDYVYVWVDGIHLKVRLEQDKVCLLVMIGVRADGTKELIALDDGHRESTESWADLLRSCQRRGMRAPVLAVGDGALGFWAAVRQVFPGTREQRCWFHKIANVLNCLPKSAQPGAKAALAEIWNAEDREHAAAAARAFAAQYGVKWPKAAAKIIDDLDVLLAFFDFPAEHWVHLRTTNPIESTFATVRLRQRVTKGPGSRAAGVAMAFKLIQAAQARWRAVNAPHLVALVRAGATFERGILVERPEDTSLESGGDQQVA, from the coding sequence ATGCTCAAGGTAGTCCACGAGGAGAACGAGTCGCACGAGAAGGGCACCGGGTGTGGCGGGTCGTTGCTCGACCAGGTCGTGCGTGATGGTGCCCGGCAGCTGCTCGCGGTGGCGTTGCAGGCCGAGGTTGCCGCGTACATCGAGGCCCACGCGCACGAGCGTGATGAGGCCGGTCGGCGGTTGGTGGTCCGTAACGGGTTCCACGAGCCGCGGGAGGTGACCACCGCTGCTGGGGCGGTGCCGGTGCGGGCGCCGCGGGTCAACGACAGGCGGGTCGATGAGGTCAGCGGGCAGCGGGTCCGGTTCTCCTCGGCGATCCTGCCGGCGTGGGCGCGCAAGTCCCCGCAGGTGGCGGAGGTGTTGCCGCTGTTGTACCTACACGGGCTGTCGAGCTTGGATTTCGCGCCGGCGTTGACGCAGTTCCTGGGCACCGGCCACGGGCTGTCGCCGACGACGATCACGAGGTTGACCAAGGCCTGGCAGGACGAGGCCAGGGCGTTCAACCAACGCTCCTTGGCTGAGGTCGACTACGTGTACGTGTGGGTCGACGGGATCCACCTCAAGGTCCGCCTCGAGCAGGACAAGGTGTGTCTGCTGGTGATGATCGGGGTGCGCGCTGACGGCACCAAGGAGCTCATCGCCCTGGACGACGGGCACCGCGAGTCCACCGAGTCGTGGGCGGACCTGCTGCGCTCGTGCCAGCGGCGCGGGATGAGGGCACCGGTGCTCGCGGTCGGCGATGGGGCGTTGGGGTTCTGGGCCGCGGTGCGGCAGGTGTTCCCGGGCACCCGTGAGCAGCGCTGCTGGTTCCACAAGATCGCCAACGTCCTCAACTGCCTCCCGAAGTCGGCGCAGCCGGGCGCGAAGGCCGCCCTCGCGGAGATCTGGAACGCCGAAGACCGTGAACATGCCGCCGCGGCGGCGAGGGCGTTCGCGGCGCAGTACGGGGTCAAGTGGCCCAAGGCGGCCGCGAAGATCATCGATGACCTCGACGTGCTGCTGGCGTTCTTCGACTTCCCCGCCGAGCACTGGGTCCACCTGCGCACGACGAACCCGATCGAGTCGACGTTCGCGACCGTGCGGCTGCGTCAGCGGGTCACCAAGGGCCCTGGCTCGCGCGCTGCTGGGGTCGCGATGGCGTTCAAGCTGATCCAGGCCGCGCAGGCCCGGTGGCGGGCGGTCAACGCGCCCCATCTCGTCGCGCTCGTGCGAGCCGGAGCCACCTTCGAGCGAGGGATCCTCGTCGAACGACCCGAAGACACGAGCCTCGAATCAGGAGGTGATCAGCAAGTCGCGTGA
- a CDS encoding NAD(P)H-quinone dehydrogenase: MGSVNARSSKVVILGGGPGGYEAALVAAQLGADVTIVERDGIGGAAVLTDCVPSKALISTADYMSDFETAHGLGVNLEDSEGDEVSDAVADLFEVNRRVRALAAAQSADISTRLAEVGVRHVAGTASLTSPTSVRVEGADGAEGAEDLAADVVLVATGATPRVMDTARPDGERILTWQQIYDLETLPERLVVVGSGVTGAELAQAYLGLGSQVVLVSSRERVLPGEDPDAATVIEDVFRRRGMEVLSRSRMAAVERTDASVRVTLEDGRVVEGSHALLAVGSTPLTRGIGLEEVGVELSPSGHVVVDKVSRTSVRGVYAAGDCTGVLPLASVAAAQGRTAMAHALGDAVAPLPLHYVSANIFTDPEIATVGVSHADVESGRVRADVITLPLARNPRAKMLGITDGFVKLFAHRGSGLVLGGVVVAPRASELIFPVTLAVQHRLNVDQVASTFTVYPSLSGSIAEAARRLHVTY, translated from the coding sequence ATGGGTTCCGTGAACGCACGGTCGAGCAAGGTCGTCATCCTCGGTGGAGGTCCCGGCGGGTACGAAGCCGCCCTGGTCGCGGCCCAGCTCGGGGCCGACGTCACGATCGTCGAGCGCGACGGCATCGGCGGGGCCGCCGTGCTCACCGACTGCGTGCCGAGCAAGGCGCTCATCTCCACCGCCGACTACATGAGCGACTTCGAGACCGCCCACGGGCTGGGCGTCAACCTCGAGGACTCCGAGGGCGACGAGGTGTCGGATGCCGTCGCCGACCTCTTCGAGGTCAACCGGCGGGTGCGTGCGCTGGCCGCCGCCCAGAGCGCCGACATCTCGACCCGGCTGGCCGAGGTCGGGGTGCGCCACGTCGCCGGCACGGCATCCCTCACCTCGCCCACGTCGGTGCGGGTCGAGGGCGCCGACGGTGCCGAGGGTGCCGAGGACCTCGCTGCCGACGTCGTGCTCGTCGCGACGGGCGCCACCCCGCGCGTCATGGACACCGCCCGCCCCGACGGCGAGCGCATCCTCACCTGGCAGCAGATCTACGACCTGGAGACGCTGCCCGAGCGGCTCGTGGTCGTCGGGTCCGGTGTCACGGGTGCCGAGCTGGCACAGGCCTACCTCGGCCTCGGGTCGCAGGTCGTGCTCGTGTCCTCGCGGGAGCGGGTGCTGCCCGGCGAGGACCCGGATGCCGCCACGGTCATCGAGGACGTGTTCCGTCGCCGGGGCATGGAGGTGCTGTCGCGCTCGCGGATGGCCGCGGTGGAGCGCACGGATGCCAGCGTGCGGGTGACCCTGGAGGACGGTCGCGTGGTCGAGGGGTCGCACGCGCTGCTCGCAGTGGGGTCGACCCCCCTGACGCGGGGGATCGGGCTCGAGGAGGTCGGGGTCGAGCTGTCCCCGTCGGGGCACGTCGTCGTCGACAAGGTGTCGCGGACCTCGGTGCGCGGTGTCTACGCGGCCGGTGACTGCACGGGGGTGCTGCCGCTGGCGTCGGTCGCCGCGGCCCAGGGGCGCACGGCGATGGCGCACGCCCTCGGTGACGCCGTGGCGCCGCTGCCGTTGCACTACGTCAGCGCCAACATCTTCACCGACCCCGAGATCGCGACCGTCGGGGTGTCGCACGCCGACGTCGAGAGCGGCCGGGTGCGCGCCGACGTCATCACGCTGCCGCTCGCGCGCAACCCGCGCGCGAAGATGCTCGGCATCACCGACGGGTTCGTCAAGCTCTTCGCCCACCGGGGTTCGGGGCTGGTGTTGGGTGGTGTCGTTGTGGCACCGCGTGCCTCCGAGCTGATCTTCCCGGTGACCCTGGCCGTGCAGCACCGGCTCAACGTCGACCAGGTGGCCTCGACCTTCACGGTGTACCCGTCGCTGTCGGGGTCGATCGCCGAGGCGGCCCGCCGCCTGCACGTCACCTACTGA
- a CDS encoding Rv0909 family putative TA system antitoxin, which yields MARRAIKLAALITVAQQAREYAQKNPAQVNAALGRLEDTVRSRLHPKYSAHVGKGSQALRSGLGIASAPPRAGRVQETPPQS from the coding sequence ATGGCACGTCGTGCGATCAAGCTGGCGGCGCTCATCACCGTGGCCCAACAGGCCCGCGAGTACGCCCAGAAGAACCCCGCTCAGGTCAATGCGGCGCTGGGCCGTTTGGAGGACACCGTGCGCAGCAGGCTTCACCCGAAGTACTCGGCACACGTCGGCAAGGGCAGCCAAGCGCTGCGGTCCGGGCTCGGCATCGCCTCGGCCCCGCCACGGGCTGGACGGGTGCAGGAGACCCCGCCGCAGTCCTGA
- the deoC gene encoding deoxyribose-phosphate aldolase — MSTATDVDPTARARDLLGVSRLTNQALTSWLHGLPGVDQVGCEARAAALGTRSIKTTSKAWAIDTAISMIDLTTLEGADTPGKVRGLAAKALVPDPTDMSTPRPAALCVYGDMVAVAKDALGGAPINVAAVATAFPSGRASMPVKLADTRDAVEAGADEIDMVIDRGAFLSGDYLTVFREIAEVKQACGSARLKVIMETGELVTYDNVRRASWLSMLAGGDFIKTSTGKISPAATLPVTLVMLQAVRDWHDTTGEMVGVKPAGGIRTSKDAIKFLVAVSEVAGEAWLTNEWFRFGASSLLNDLILQRQRMHTGAYSGGDYVADDSPSLY, encoded by the coding sequence GTGAGCACCGCCACCGACGTCGACCCCACCGCCCGCGCCCGCGACCTGCTCGGGGTGTCCCGGCTGACCAACCAGGCCCTCACCAGCTGGCTGCACGGCCTGCCCGGGGTTGACCAGGTCGGCTGCGAGGCCAGGGCCGCCGCGCTCGGCACCCGTTCGATCAAGACGACGAGCAAGGCGTGGGCCATCGACACCGCCATCTCGATGATCGACCTCACGACCCTCGAGGGCGCCGACACCCCGGGCAAGGTCCGCGGCCTCGCGGCCAAGGCCCTGGTGCCCGACCCCACCGACATGAGCACCCCACGGCCTGCGGCCCTGTGCGTGTACGGCGACATGGTGGCCGTCGCCAAGGACGCCCTCGGTGGTGCGCCCATCAACGTCGCAGCCGTCGCCACGGCGTTCCCGAGCGGGCGGGCGAGCATGCCGGTCAAGCTGGCCGACACCCGTGACGCCGTCGAGGCCGGCGCCGACGAGATCGACATGGTCATCGACCGCGGCGCGTTCCTCAGCGGCGACTACCTCACCGTCTTCCGCGAGATCGCCGAGGTCAAGCAGGCCTGCGGCAGCGCCCGGCTCAAGGTGATCATGGAGACCGGCGAGCTCGTGACCTATGACAACGTGCGTCGCGCCTCGTGGCTGTCGATGCTCGCCGGCGGCGACTTCATCAAGACCTCGACCGGCAAGATCTCCCCCGCCGCGACGCTGCCCGTCACCCTCGTCATGCTCCAGGCCGTGCGCGACTGGCACGACACCACCGGTGAGATGGTCGGCGTGAAGCCCGCGGGCGGCATCCGCACCAGCAAGGACGCCATCAAGTTCCTCGTCGCGGTCAGCGAGGTCGCCGGCGAGGCGTGGCTGACCAACGAGTGGTTCCGCTTCGGTGCGTCGAGCCTGCTCAACGACCTCATCCTCCAGCGCCAGCGGATGCACACCGGCGCCTACTCGGGGGGCGACTACGTCGCCGACGACTCCCCCAGCCTGTACTGA